From Cannabis sativa cultivar Pink pepper isolate KNU-18-1 chromosome 8, ASM2916894v1, whole genome shotgun sequence, a single genomic window includes:
- the LOC133030262 gene encoding uncharacterized protein LOC133030262 translates to MFSLYSFSYGIRRTQALSFHGSASHSIPRWHCTIIDNNTAEVNSDSMPAPPSSAIPRRNPPVRVQSQNADQGLHDHSTIAEGNSTQTLQSRSIADDHSSPFFLSTGDHPGLVLVTTVLTRTNYQLWKRGITMALTTKNKIAFINRSLPRHEPGNTNLNSWLRCNNMVMSWLINSVSPEIAQSIMYFDLATEMWSDLAERFNEGNGPRIFQLQTQLTRLQQGDCSVSTYFTKLKSLWDELKEFQPITTCTCGAMKVFLDSYNQNQVLQFLTGLNESYASVRAQILLNEPIPNLSRVFAMIVQEERQRSLGNFDSITLAVASSSTNPPRTKKPRPSCSNCGKPGHLVDKCYFLHGFPPGYGDKRKQDKGKAKANVATANNQKNDIDSSSGHIDLSSQCQQLISLLSQPLSNTTNAEPPAIAPAASNLAGSYSECGDWDN, encoded by the exons ATGTTTTCTCTCTATTCTTTCTCATATGGTATAAGACGAACTCAGGCCCTCAGCTTCCATGGCTCGGCCAGCCACTCGATCCCAAGATGGCACTGCACCATCATCGACAACAACACAGCAGAAGTCAATTCCGACTCCATGCCTGCTCCCCCTTCCTCAGCAATTCCTCGTCGAAACCCTCCTGTTCGAGTTCAATCTCAAAATGCAGATCAAGGTCTTCATGACCATTCCACCATTGCTGAAGGCAACTCAACTCAGACTCTCCAATCACGATCGATTGCTGATGATCATTCCAGCCCGTTCTTCCTCAGCACCGGCGACCACCCAGGTCTGGTTCTTGTGACCACAGTCCTCACCAGAACCAACTACCAGCTGTGGAAACGAGGTATCACAATGGCATTGACGACCAAGAACAAGATCGCGTTCATCAACAGATCTCTTCCTCGTCACGAACCTGGTAACACAAATCTAAACTCTTGGTTAAGGTGCAATAATATGGTAATGTCTTGGTTGATTAATTCTGTTTCACCTGAGATTGCACAAAGCATAATGTACTTTGATTTAGCTACTGAAATGTGGAGTGATCTTGCTGAGCGTTTCAATGAAGGCAATGGCCCTCGAATTTTTCAATTACAAACACAACTCACTCGGCTTCAGCAAGGTGACTGTTCTGTTTCTACCTATTTTACGAAATTGAAATCCCTTTGGGATGAGTTGAAAGAATTTCAACCCATAACCACTTGCACTTGTGGTGCAATGAAAGTTTTTTTGGATTCTTACAACCAAAATCAAGTGCTTCAATTCTTGACTGGTTTAAACGAATCCTATGCTTCGGTTCGTGCTCAAATCTTGCTTAACGAACCTATACCAAATCTGTCCCGAGTGTTTGCAATGATTGTTCAAGAAGAACGTCAAAGATCACTAGGAAATTTTGATTCTATTACCTTGGCTGTTGCATCTAGTTCTACCAATCCCCCAAGAACCAAGAAACCTAGACCATCTTGCTCCAATTGTGGAAAACCCGGGCATCTTGTTGACAAGTGCTACTTCCTCCATGGATTTCCTCCTGGTTATGGGGACAAAAGAAAGCAAGACAAAGGCAAAGCCAAGGCCAATGTTGCTACTGCCAACAACCAGAAAAATGACATTGATAGCAGCTCGGGTCACATTGATCTATCCTCTCAATGCCAACAATTAATTTCTCTGTTAAGCCAGCCACTAAGCAACACAACCAATGCAGAACCACCTGCAATAGCCCCTGCTGCATCAAATCTGGCAG GATCCTACTCTGAATGTGGTGATTGGGACAACTGA